The following are encoded together in the Anaerostipes caccae L1-92 genome:
- a CDS encoding LacI family DNA-binding transcriptional regulator: MATIKDIAEKAGVSSATVSRILNQDDTLSVTEETRARVLKIADGLNYRKKGKGTTKRTTIGVFQWYSLFQELEDPYYQNIRVGIEKYCADQNIEVIRAFQSDPDYLKTLSGVDGLICIGKFAQKDIKAFEQLTDNIIFIDMRTSRISFNNIVLDFHQSVIDVIDYFVELGHTKIGYLGGKEYIGEDTVYFEQRKETFINYCRKLELCYEPYVLEEEFSAESGYQMMNKLIESGQLPTAVFAASDPIAIGAMRSLYEHGYKIPEDISIIGFDDISVAEFSNPPLTTVHAPSEYMGEYAANFVAKLYNEVPSEYKTPVRLTLPCTLIKRQTCGKPRGEK, translated from the coding sequence ATGGCTACCATTAAAGATATCGCTGAAAAAGCAGGTGTATCATCCGCCACAGTCTCCCGTATTTTAAATCAGGATGACACCCTGAGCGTCACTGAGGAGACAAGGGCCAGAGTTTTAAAGATTGCAGACGGTCTGAACTACAGAAAAAAGGGGAAAGGAACAACGAAAAGAACTACCATTGGAGTGTTCCAGTGGTACTCCCTGTTTCAGGAATTAGAAGACCCCTACTACCAGAACATTCGTGTGGGGATTGAAAAATACTGCGCAGACCAGAACATTGAAGTCATCCGGGCATTTCAGAGTGATCCGGACTATTTAAAGACTTTAAGCGGAGTGGACGGCCTGATCTGTATCGGAAAGTTTGCGCAAAAGGATATCAAAGCCTTTGAGCAGCTTACAGACAATATTATTTTTATCGATATGCGGACTTCCAGAATTTCCTTCAATAACATTGTGCTGGATTTCCACCAGTCGGTCATAGATGTGATCGATTACTTTGTGGAACTCGGACACACAAAGATTGGTTATCTGGGCGGAAAGGAATACATCGGCGAGGATACCGTCTATTTTGAACAGCGGAAAGAAACGTTTATCAATTACTGCCGGAAACTTGAACTCTGTTACGAACCTTATGTTCTGGAGGAAGAATTCAGCGCAGAATCCGGATATCAGATGATGAACAAACTCATAGAGTCCGGACAGCTGCCCACCGCGGTTTTTGCCGCCAGCGATCCGATCGCTATCGGCGCCATGCGCTCCCTCTATGAACATGGCTATAAAATTCCCGAAGATATTTCGATCATCGGCTTTGATGATATCAGCGTGGCCGAATTTTCCAATCCTCCTCTGACTACGGTCCATGCCCCTTCAGAGTATATGGGGGAATATGCGGCAAACTTTGTGGCCAAACTCTATAATGAAGTGCCAAGTGAATACAAGACACCGGTACGCCTGACACTGCCGTGTACACTGATTAAACGGCAGACCTGCGGAAAACCCCGCGGAGAAAAATAA
- the melB gene encoding melibiose:sodium transporter MelB, producing the protein METNNSREKVPGRVKYTFAFGALGKDLIYGMIATFSMIYFTDILKVSPAFIGIVFFAAKLWDAFNDLFMGMIVDNTRSRWGKFVPWLVIGTLINSVVFVILFTDFHLSGNALCVFVAVIYVAWGMTYTIMDIPYWSIIPNLTSDPREREVVSVLPRIFASLGQSLIIAGFGVQIIGALGGGYIGYHRFAMFIAGMFIFTIGVAVFNLKLKDDGNVPSEKISFKGVFSIIRQNDQLQSAVGLILLYNVGIQFIMGVAVYYFTYVCGNAGMLSAFMISASIAEVVGLIIFPKVAARLSRKVSFLLACTLPFVGLALLLAVGFVYPENIVLTAISGIIVKTGTGLELGCATVFLSDVVDYGEYKLGTRNESVVFSLQTLIVKFTAALTSLFIGFALQQTGYIPNSPDQSMLTMNSIRVLMCAVPALSMLTAYVIYKKAYKLSDSFMKQVIETIQERRFNAEA; encoded by the coding sequence ATGGAAACGAATAACAGCAGGGAGAAGGTACCGGGCAGAGTGAAGTATACGTTTGCTTTCGGGGCACTGGGGAAAGACTTAATCTACGGAATGATCGCAACATTCTCGATGATTTACTTTACTGATATCCTCAAAGTATCGCCGGCATTTATCGGTATCGTATTTTTTGCGGCAAAATTGTGGGACGCGTTCAATGACTTGTTTATGGGCATGATCGTAGACAATACGAGATCCAGATGGGGAAAATTTGTTCCCTGGCTGGTAATCGGAACACTGATCAATTCTGTAGTGTTCGTTATACTGTTTACAGACTTTCATTTATCAGGAAATGCACTCTGTGTGTTTGTCGCAGTCATCTATGTGGCCTGGGGAATGACCTACACGATCATGGATATCCCGTATTGGTCCATCATTCCCAACCTGACATCCGATCCGAGGGAGAGGGAAGTGGTTTCCGTCCTTCCGCGTATTTTTGCCAGTCTGGGACAATCTCTGATCATTGCCGGTTTCGGGGTGCAGATCATCGGAGCTCTGGGAGGAGGCTATATCGGTTATCACAGATTTGCCATGTTTATAGCCGGAATGTTTATCTTTACAATCGGAGTCGCCGTATTTAACTTAAAACTAAAAGATGACGGGAATGTGCCGTCAGAAAAAATTTCTTTTAAAGGTGTATTCTCCATTATCAGACAGAATGACCAGCTGCAGTCGGCAGTGGGGCTGATCCTGCTGTACAATGTAGGCATTCAGTTTATTATGGGAGTGGCAGTTTACTATTTTACTTATGTATGCGGCAACGCAGGGATGCTTTCTGCATTTATGATCAGCGCATCCATTGCGGAAGTGGTGGGACTCATCATCTTTCCGAAAGTAGCGGCAAGGCTGTCCAGAAAGGTATCTTTCCTGCTGGCCTGTACTCTTCCGTTTGTGGGATTGGCTCTTCTCCTTGCGGTGGGATTTGTTTATCCCGAGAATATCGTGCTCACAGCCATATCAGGAATCATTGTAAAGACAGGAACCGGCCTGGAACTTGGCTGTGCCACTGTATTTTTATCCGACGTAGTGGACTACGGAGAATATAAGCTGGGTACAAGAAATGAGTCGGTAGTCTTCTCTTTACAGACACTGATCGTGAAATTTACAGCTGCACTGACCTCGTTGTTTATAGGATTTGCACTGCAGCAGACGGGATACATACCAAACAGCCCGGACCAGAGTATGCTGACCATGAATTCCATACGGGTGCTGATGTGTGCCGTGCCTGCACTTTCTATGCTCACTGCATATGTCATTTATAAAAAAGCATATAAGCTCAGCGACAGTTTTATGAAACAAGTGATTGAAACAATACAGGAAAGGAGATTTAACGCAGAAGCCTGA
- a CDS encoding galactokinase gives MKDTSVLMNEFKEGIYESLLKDIYVDDSVLEYQKERYIKALNQYEEIFGKEEVEIYSAPGRSEVGGNHTDHQYGKVLATSINLDAIAVTARTGDEKITVVSDGYERMEIGLNDLLAREDERETSLALIRGVAARLKQKGYKIGGFRAYITSDVLIGAGMSSSAAYETLIGTILSGLYNEMKLDPVFLAQAGQYAENEYFGKPCGLMDQMASSVGGMIYIDFENPEEPEVRQVNVDFEGFGHSLCIVDTRGSHADLTEDYAMIPSEMKQVAHYFEEDVLRKVDKTDFYLNIPAIREILGDRAVLRAMHLFEENKRVEEEVEALEQGKFEVFKKLVKDSGDSSFKYLQNVYSNHQVNNQSVSIGLAVSDVILKDRGVSRVHGGGFAGTIQAFVPDEIVPLYQKTMDSVFGEEACHILKVRKYGGMKVL, from the coding sequence ATGAAAGATACAAGTGTGCTGATGAACGAATTTAAAGAAGGAATTTATGAGAGTCTGTTAAAAGATATTTATGTAGATGACAGTGTGCTGGAATATCAGAAAGAAAGATATATAAAAGCACTGAATCAGTATGAAGAAATATTCGGGAAAGAAGAAGTGGAGATCTATTCCGCACCGGGACGGAGTGAAGTGGGAGGCAATCATACGGACCATCAATATGGCAAGGTTCTTGCAACATCTATTAATCTGGATGCCATTGCAGTGACTGCCAGGACAGGAGATGAGAAGATCACGGTAGTTTCTGACGGATATGAGCGCATGGAAATAGGTTTGAATGACCTGCTTGCCAGAGAGGATGAAAGAGAAACCTCGCTGGCACTGATCAGAGGTGTTGCCGCCAGACTGAAACAGAAAGGATATAAGATCGGGGGCTTCCGGGCATATATTACCAGTGACGTACTCATCGGCGCAGGGATGTCATCATCCGCCGCCTATGAAACTCTGATCGGCACCATTTTATCCGGACTGTACAATGAGATGAAACTGGATCCGGTATTTTTAGCCCAGGCAGGCCAGTATGCGGAAAATGAATATTTTGGAAAGCCGTGCGGTCTGATGGATCAGATGGCGTCCTCTGTGGGAGGAATGATCTATATTGATTTTGAAAATCCGGAGGAGCCGGAAGTAAGGCAGGTAAACGTTGACTTTGAAGGCTTCGGGCACAGTCTCTGCATTGTGGACACGAGAGGGTCCCACGCGGATCTGACAGAGGACTATGCCATGATTCCGTCTGAAATGAAGCAGGTAGCCCATTATTTTGAAGAAGATGTACTGCGGAAAGTAGACAAGACCGACTTTTATCTGAACATACCCGCTATCCGTGAAATTCTTGGAGACCGTGCAGTGCTCCGAGCCATGCACTTGTTTGAGGAAAACAAGAGGGTGGAAGAAGAGGTGGAGGCTCTGGAACAGGGGAAATTCGAGGTCTTCAAAAAGCTGGTGAAGGATTCCGGAGATTCCTCTTTTAAGTATTTGCAAAACGTCTATTCCAATCACCAGGTAAACAATCAGAGCGTTTCCATCGGCCTTGCGGTCAGTGATGTGATACTGAAAGACCGGGGCGTGAGCCGTGTCCACGGGGGAGGTTTTGCGGGAACCATTCAGGCCTTTGTACCGGATGAGATCGTTCCGCTTTATCAGAAAACCATGGACAGTGTATTTGGAGAAGAAGCGTGCCATATTTTGAAAGTCCGCAAATACGGCGGAATGAAAGTTTTATAG
- a CDS encoding aldose epimerase family protein — MAEVKVIEQRQDGIDIIEMKNQGLTVRVTNLGCHILSVWMKDSKGNTDDVVLGLEHIEDYRKDEKYIGGILGRAANRIKDGKFTLGGQEYHLAANNGPNHLHGGTEGFDKKVWDYEIRDDKVIFCYLSQDMEEGYPGNLRIHVSYELTGNTLTMIYYGTTDKDTIVNLANHTYFNLSGRREKIYDHKLRIKASRIACVDKDGCATGEKLNVAGTPFDFRKFRRIGERINDEHEQLAFAGGYDHPYILSDQTEQITLLHEETGRKLTVSTNLPTVQLYTSNFLEGGFPGKGGRANENRDGVCLETQFMPNAVNLEEKQQVILRKEDRYAVFTAFKFEVQEND; from the coding sequence ATGGCAGAAGTGAAAGTGATCGAACAAAGACAAGACGGAATTGACATCATAGAGATGAAGAATCAGGGACTGACAGTCAGAGTTACAAATCTCGGGTGCCACATTCTTTCGGTCTGGATGAAAGACAGCAAAGGAAATACAGATGATGTTGTTCTTGGACTGGAACATATAGAGGACTATAGAAAAGATGAGAAATATATCGGAGGAATTCTGGGACGGGCAGCGAACCGGATCAAAGACGGAAAGTTTACCCTTGGGGGACAGGAGTATCATCTCGCGGCAAACAACGGGCCGAACCATCTCCACGGAGGTACGGAAGGATTCGATAAGAAGGTTTGGGACTATGAGATTAGGGATGACAAAGTAATCTTCTGCTATCTGTCTCAAGATATGGAAGAAGGGTATCCGGGGAACCTGAGGATCCATGTCTCCTATGAACTGACAGGAAATACACTGACTATGATATATTACGGGACAACCGACAAAGATACAATTGTGAATTTGGCTAACCATACATATTTCAATCTGTCCGGCAGGAGAGAAAAGATTTATGATCATAAACTCAGGATAAAGGCATCCCGGATTGCCTGTGTTGATAAGGACGGCTGTGCCACTGGTGAAAAACTCAATGTGGCCGGTACTCCGTTTGACTTCAGAAAGTTCCGCAGAATCGGAGAACGTATTAATGATGAGCATGAACAGCTTGCATTTGCGGGAGGATACGATCACCCTTATATTTTAAGCGATCAGACAGAACAGATTACGCTGCTTCATGAAGAGACAGGAAGAAAACTGACAGTTTCCACAAATCTTCCGACGGTACAGCTTTACACGTCGAACTTTCTGGAAGGAGGATTTCCCGGAAAAGGAGGGAGAGCAAATGAAAACAGAGACGGTGTCTGTCTTGAAACCCAGTTTATGCCGAATGCTGTCAACCTTGAGGAGAAGCAGCAGGTGATTCTAAGAAAAGAAGACAGATATGCAGTGTTTACCGCTTTTAAATTCGAGGTGCAGGAAAATGATTGA
- the galT gene encoding UDP-glucose--hexose-1-phosphate uridylyltransferase, whose amino-acid sequence MIDVYIAKLVQYGLNKHLIEPEDKIYTVNQYLEIFKLDDYEEPKVPAGEIDLEEILTKLTDEAYDRYIIKSNDVVTRDLFDTKLMGVLVPRPSRVIQNFREKYEKSPEAATEFFYKFSQDTDYIRRYRVKKDWKWTADSPYGTIDITVNLSKPEKDPKAIAAAKNAAQSRYPKCQLCMENEGYAGRMNHPARQNHRVIPVTVNGSRWGFQYSPYVYYNEHCIVFNGEHVPMKIDRTAFVKLFDFVRQFPHYFLGSNADLPIVGGSILSHDHFQGGHYQFAMADAKVEKHYTVKGFEDVETGILNWPLSVLRIRSKDENRLIDMADHILNVWRNYSDENAHIYAQTGGEPHNTITPIARKTGETYELDLTLRNNITTAEHPLGLFHPHEQYHHIKKENIGLIEVMGLAVLPSRLKNEMELLADCLVKGTPIEEEESLRKHVDWVEQFVPKYKEINKENVMDILKEEIGQVFVKVLEDAGVYKCTEKGRKQFERFISTLDQQ is encoded by the coding sequence ATGATTGATGTATATATTGCAAAATTAGTACAGTACGGGCTCAATAAACATCTGATCGAACCGGAGGACAAGATTTACACGGTCAATCAGTATCTGGAAATCTTTAAGCTGGATGATTATGAGGAACCCAAAGTCCCGGCAGGGGAGATTGATCTGGAAGAGATTTTGACAAAACTTACGGATGAGGCATATGACCGTTATATTATAAAGAGCAATGATGTCGTGACAAGAGATCTGTTTGACACAAAGCTCATGGGTGTTTTGGTGCCGAGGCCTAGCCGGGTGATACAGAATTTCCGGGAGAAGTATGAGAAGAGTCCGGAAGCAGCGACCGAATTTTTCTATAAGTTCAGTCAGGATACAGACTATATCCGCAGATACCGTGTGAAGAAGGACTGGAAGTGGACAGCAGACAGTCCGTACGGAACCATTGATATTACCGTGAATCTTTCAAAGCCGGAAAAGGACCCGAAGGCCATTGCCGCGGCAAAGAACGCGGCGCAGAGCCGTTATCCAAAGTGCCAGCTGTGCATGGAAAACGAAGGGTATGCAGGGCGCATGAATCACCCGGCGAGACAGAATCACAGAGTCATTCCGGTTACGGTCAACGGCAGCAGATGGGGGTTCCAGTATTCACCGTATGTTTATTACAACGAGCACTGTATCGTATTTAACGGAGAGCATGTGCCTATGAAGATTGACCGGACGGCGTTTGTGAAACTGTTTGATTTTGTCAGACAGTTTCCTCACTACTTCCTCGGCTCCAATGCAGACCTTCCGATCGTGGGAGGGTCCATTCTGTCACACGACCATTTCCAGGGCGGACATTATCAGTTTGCCATGGCAGATGCGAAGGTCGAAAAACACTATACAGTGAAGGGATTTGAGGATGTGGAGACGGGAATCTTGAACTGGCCGCTGTCAGTGCTCCGAATCCGGTCAAAGGACGAGAACCGGCTGATCGATATGGCGGATCATATCCTTAATGTTTGGAGAAACTACAGTGACGAGAATGCCCATATTTATGCACAGACCGGCGGGGAACCGCACAATACGATCACTCCGATCGCCAGGAAGACCGGGGAGACCTATGAGCTGGATCTTACTCTGAGAAATAATATAACGACTGCAGAACATCCTCTGGGGCTGTTTCATCCCCACGAGCAATATCACCATATTAAGAAAGAAAATATCGGACTGATCGAAGTCATGGGTCTTGCGGTGCTGCCTTCCAGATTAAAAAATGAAATGGAACTTCTTGCGGACTGCCTTGTAAAAGGGACTCCGATTGAAGAAGAGGAATCTTTGAGAAAGCATGTTGACTGGGTGGAACAGTTTGTGCCAAAATATAAGGAGATCAACAAAGAGAATGTCATGGATATCCTGAAAGAAGAGATCGGACAGGTATTTGTAAAAGTCCTTGAGGACGCAGGTGTTTATAAATGTACCGAAAAGGGCAGGAAACAGTTTGAGAGATTCATTTCTACATTGGATCAGCAGTAA
- the galE gene encoding UDP-glucose 4-epimerase GalE: MKILVLGGAGYIGSHTVYELIDAGEDVVIIDNLETGYKEAVHPKAKFYQGDLRDRAFVDSVLDQETGIDAVIHFAANSLVGESMTDPLKYYDNNLCGTKTMLESMVAHGIDKIVFSSTAATYGEPEKTPILETDRTEPTNTYGETKLSMEKMFKWVGRAHGLRFVSLRYFNACGAHKSGEIGEAHNPETHLIPLILQVPNGKREAISIFGTDYPTKDGTCVRDYIHVTDLAQAHILAVKYLMEGNESDIFNLGNGIGFTVKEVIETAKEVTQKPIKAVEEGRRAGDPAVLIASSEKAKKVLGWKPEHADLHEIIESAWRWHSTHPEGYQSK; encoded by the coding sequence ATGAAGATTTTAGTATTAGGCGGAGCAGGCTACATTGGGTCCCATACGGTTTATGAATTGATTGATGCCGGAGAAGACGTTGTGATCATTGACAATCTGGAGACCGGATACAAGGAAGCGGTTCACCCGAAGGCCAAATTCTATCAGGGGGATCTGAGAGACAGAGCATTTGTGGACAGCGTTCTGGACCAGGAGACCGGCATCGATGCAGTCATCCACTTTGCGGCAAACTCACTCGTAGGTGAGAGTATGACGGATCCGCTGAAATATTATGATAACAATCTGTGCGGTACAAAGACCATGCTGGAATCTATGGTGGCACACGGCATCGACAAGATTGTCTTTTCTTCTACGGCGGCGACCTATGGAGAACCGGAGAAGACTCCGATTCTCGAAACGGACCGGACAGAGCCGACCAATACTTACGGCGAGACAAAGCTCTCTATGGAAAAGATGTTCAAATGGGTGGGCAGAGCACACGGACTCCGGTTTGTATCACTTCGCTATTTTAATGCATGCGGAGCCCATAAAAGCGGAGAGATCGGCGAGGCGCACAATCCGGAGACTCATCTGATCCCGCTGATCCTTCAGGTTCCAAACGGAAAAAGAGAAGCAATCAGTATTTTCGGAACCGATTATCCGACCAAAGACGGGACCTGTGTCAGAGATTATATTCATGTGACCGATCTTGCACAGGCTCATATCCTTGCGGTAAAATATCTGATGGAAGGAAATGAAAGTGATATCTTCAATCTCGGAAATGGAATTGGCTTTACGGTCAAAGAGGTGATCGAGACCGCAAAAGAGGTAACGCAAAAACCGATCAAAGCAGTGGAAGAGGGCCGGAGGGCCGGGGACCCTGCAGTGCTGATCGCATCCAGCGAGAAGGCAAAAAAAGTCCTTGGATGGAAGCCGGAGCATGCAGATCTCCATGAGATCATTGAGAGTGCATGGAGGTGGCACAGCACACATCCCGAAGGATATCAGAGCAAATAA
- a CDS encoding LytR/AlgR family response regulator transcription factor — translation MERTLKIAICDDEQTYLDILEDECLRFLEGRNQKAQIFCFQRGEDLLSSEDEFDIILLDVELQHMDGFSVAEEWKNRQRPGKIIFITSHDEWVQRAFKVQAFRYLYKSGSGQDLLEALEDALKDMNDNEGIVLEGKEESRFVYFREIRWIEALGDEIAVFLVGGHLIVRLSLKKIEGCLDERFQRIHKGYIINFQFVEHYYKERLVLFCGKEFQISKRKQKEVKKHYFEYITKYAKVI, via the coding sequence ATGGAAAGAACGTTAAAAATAGCAATCTGTGACGATGAACAGACTTACTTGGATATCTTGGAAGATGAATGTCTCCGGTTCCTGGAGGGCAGAAATCAAAAGGCACAAATCTTCTGTTTTCAAAGGGGAGAAGATCTGCTTTCTTCGGAGGATGAGTTTGATATCATCCTGCTCGACGTGGAACTGCAGCATATGGATGGATTTTCTGTTGCGGAAGAGTGGAAGAACCGGCAGAGGCCCGGAAAAATCATTTTTATTACGAGCCATGATGAATGGGTCCAGAGAGCTTTTAAGGTTCAGGCATTCAGGTATCTGTATAAAAGTGGAAGCGGACAGGATCTTTTGGAGGCGCTGGAAGACGCGCTCAAAGATATGAACGACAATGAAGGGATTGTACTGGAGGGAAAGGAGGAGAGCAGATTCGTTTACTTCCGGGAGATTCGATGGATCGAAGCTCTGGGCGATGAAATAGCGGTGTTTCTTGTGGGAGGGCATCTGATCGTGAGATTGTCTCTGAAAAAAATTGAGGGGTGTTTGGATGAGAGGTTTCAGCGGATCCACAAGGGATACATAATTAATTTCCAATTCGTAGAGCATTATTACAAAGAACGGCTTGTGCTGTTCTGCGGAAAGGAATTTCAGATTTCCAAGAGGAAACAGAAGGAGGTCAAAAAACACTATTTTGAGTATATAACCAAATATGCAAAAGTGATTTAA
- a CDS encoding ATP-binding protein has protein sequence MKGLYWVYVYAIELWKMILIMRGILGIEPVRKRQVLMFQIPAVLGVLASFKYQLPVNIVIVLFIMLSAWIYFNKFFLSVFTWLGISIMDFLIGLFIIFFAQMDFQTAYNSNHFADVEEVFSFLLLIVIIAVRKRFEVKKIQYTYSDVALGAMVLVGVIACIGPFLSEGFQNWTSIGKRLEILLGFLLMLFGISSIIYRICRVRQEQEQFEQQMLWNERLLNEQKKYYELLLQKEEMTKKIRHDMKSQLACLSRFLEKEEYDNAREYLGELTGDIKRLNILISTGNDVVDIVVNDIVQSEKIKINWKGKIPSRLNMTNAEICILFSNLLKNAAEAVRDMEDKTVSVTVKLTGHHLILEESNRTMKPVIIEDGRLKTTKHDKEKHGIGSRNMIEIAEKYNGDVSFRCENGIFYVKIILLDTI, from the coding sequence GTGAAAGGATTATATTGGGTGTATGTGTACGCCATTGAACTTTGGAAGATGATCTTGATCATGAGGGGGATTTTAGGGATCGAACCGGTGCGGAAACGGCAGGTGCTGATGTTTCAGATTCCGGCAGTTTTGGGAGTGCTGGCAAGCTTTAAGTACCAGCTTCCCGTGAATATAGTTATTGTCCTGTTTATTATGTTGTCGGCATGGATTTATTTTAATAAGTTTTTTCTGTCAGTGTTTACCTGGCTCGGAATTTCGATCATGGATTTTCTGATCGGACTGTTTATTATTTTTTTCGCACAGATGGATTTTCAGACAGCTTATAACAGCAATCATTTCGCTGATGTGGAGGAGGTCTTCAGTTTTCTTCTGCTGATCGTTATCATTGCGGTACGGAAGAGGTTTGAAGTCAAGAAGATCCAGTATACATACAGTGATGTGGCACTGGGAGCCATGGTACTGGTTGGGGTGATCGCCTGTATCGGTCCCTTTCTGTCGGAAGGATTTCAGAACTGGACATCCATCGGTAAGAGGCTGGAGATCCTTCTTGGATTTCTTTTGATGCTGTTTGGAATCAGCAGTATTATATACCGGATCTGCAGAGTCAGGCAGGAGCAGGAACAGTTTGAACAGCAGATGCTGTGGAATGAACGTCTGTTAAACGAACAGAAAAAGTATTATGAACTGCTGCTTCAGAAGGAGGAGATGACCAAAAAGATCAGGCATGATATGAAAAGCCAGCTGGCATGTCTGAGCAGATTTCTGGAAAAAGAAGAGTATGACAATGCAAGGGAATATCTGGGCGAGCTGACCGGAGATATAAAGCGTTTGAATATTCTCATTTCTACCGGAAATGATGTGGTTGATATAGTGGTAAATGATATTGTCCAGAGCGAAAAGATTAAGATCAACTGGAAAGGAAAAATTCCGAGCAGGCTGAACATGACCAATGCAGAGATCTGTATTTTGTTTTCCAATCTTCTCAAAAATGCTGCGGAAGCCGTCAGAGATATGGAAGACAAGACAGTCAGCGTCACGGTCAAGCTCACCGGGCATCATTTGATTTTGGAGGAGAGCAACCGGACCATGAAGCCGGTGATCATAGAAGACGGCCGTCTCAAAACTACGAAGCATGACAAAGAAAAACACGGCATTGGAAGCCGCAATATGATCGAAATCGCCGAAAAGTATAACGGGGATGTTTCCTTCCGGTGTGAGAATGGGATATTCTATGTAAAAATTATCCTTCTGGATACTATTTAA
- a CDS encoding desulfoferrodoxin family protein, with product MKFFICEHCKNIMTLLNDSGVPVMCCGQKMTELVPGTTDGAAEKHVPVISADDRRISVKVGEAEHPMMEAHYIMFICIETSRGHQIKYLNPGEKPEAEFLLADGEELIAAYEYCNLHGLWKA from the coding sequence ATGAAATTTTTTATCTGTGAACACTGCAAAAACATCATGACTTTGCTGAATGACAGCGGAGTACCGGTCATGTGCTGCGGCCAGAAAATGACGGAGCTTGTTCCAGGCACTACCGACGGGGCAGCAGAAAAACACGTCCCGGTCATTTCAGCGGATGACCGCAGGATCAGCGTGAAGGTCGGAGAAGCCGAACATCCTATGATGGAGGCTCACTACATTATGTTCATCTGCATTGAAACCAGCCGCGGCCATCAGATAAAATATCTGAATCCGGGTGAAAAACCGGAGGCAGAATTCCTTCTGGCAGACGGTGAGGAATTGATTGCCGCATATGAATACTGCAATCTCCACGGACTGTGGAAAGCATAA
- the dpsA gene encoding dipicolinate synthase subunit DpsA: MYDFAVLGGDLRQFYMAKQLAFKGYSVITYGIASGEVQASSMKEAVENAEILIGPIPFSKDRENLVSMECCADFGIEDVKQHLRKGQKIFAGCIPDDFCRYCMNAGVAVHDFMKLDSVALKNAVPTAEGAVAEAVFDSPVQIQGSRCLVTGFGRCGSVLAEKLKLWSAKVTAAARNKEQRALAESFGIKAVSLDELKEELSQADFIFNTIPAMILDRERLEQVKKEALIVDIASAPGGVDFMAADELGIKAKQCLGIPGKYAACSAAAILTETMITEWDV, encoded by the coding sequence ATGTATGATTTTGCAGTGCTTGGCGGTGATTTAAGACAGTTTTATATGGCAAAACAGCTTGCTTTTAAAGGCTATTCTGTGATTACCTATGGGATCGCATCCGGGGAGGTGCAGGCTTCTTCTATGAAAGAAGCCGTGGAAAATGCAGAAATCCTGATCGGCCCGATCCCTTTTTCCAAAGACCGTGAAAACCTGGTTTCCATGGAATGCTGTGCTGACTTCGGAATAGAGGATGTAAAACAGCATCTGAGGAAAGGGCAGAAGATCTTTGCGGGATGTATTCCGGATGACTTCTGCCGCTATTGCATGAATGCGGGGGTTGCTGTCCATGACTTTATGAAATTGGACTCAGTGGCGTTAAAAAATGCCGTGCCCACTGCCGAGGGAGCTGTGGCAGAAGCCGTTTTTGATTCTCCTGTACAGATACAGGGAAGCCGATGTCTGGTGACAGGCTTCGGACGATGCGGCAGCGTCCTGGCAGAAAAGCTGAAGCTTTGGTCGGCCAAAGTAACGGCAGCCGCAAGAAATAAGGAGCAGCGTGCCCTGGCGGAGTCCTTTGGAATAAAAGCAGTCTCTCTCGATGAGCTGAAAGAAGAACTTTCTCAGGCTGATTTTATTTTTAACACGATTCCGGCCATGATTTTAGACAGAGAACGTCTGGAACAGGTAAAAAAAGAGGCGTTAATCGTGGATATTGCATCTGCGCCGGGAGGCGTAGATTTCATGGCGGCAGACGAATTGGGGATCAAGGCAAAACAATGTCTTGGAATTCCCGGCAAGTATGCAGCGTGTTCGGCAGCTGCCATTCTGACAGAAACAATGATTACGGAATGGGATGTATGA